One window of the Myxococcales bacterium genome contains the following:
- a CDS encoding exo-alpha-sialidase has product MRDYSTLALIILALLLMPLFTFGCDCCGDDCDECKSCPADDDASPDDDTSPDDDASPDDDDDSGDDDNDDDSGDDDDDNDDDNDDNDDDLASSYDYLAGGTFSGAAVVMNNAGLASVISSKSRYLLAYRESATADYNTVIAAFGIYANPSAAVGPDGSLHLAFYDWYAQTLWYATNHGGSWHSAAVDEDGDVGHYSAIAVDGDGVVHIAYTEESSRTPIGLRYANNAARAWSTESVTTGNGIGAFPSLAVDGDGVPYITFNTGGAVRLAVRTAKGWSIDDLSDSVSIGRASGVAIDGSGVCHVIYHATDASSNLRHAYGEAKALTSELIPGATGVGDTLAMTVDDDDVVHFVYYNSSLGARYGNNAAKDWQIATIGSAYPVYIAARSVDNVAISIARLGVYRQTGCGWQQLYLDNGFVAQDTALDRDAAGHLQLAYIDDAQTIWHMTDAGGEWTRDQVTGVIGNTALNIDLKTDGNNHAHICYYNGVAFQLEYATNATGSWVSEVVDEGDLSGRHCAMFISNDNVVHLSYSDETNGTLMYANNAGGGWTSTSVDDEGYVGTWSDIVVKANGEIAIAYVDLTDNDINLARGDGTDWTIATVDPEGGDNVSLAVDDSGHYQLAYIGAGLRHAQQIDDQWVLSTIDAVAQDEETGIVAGDPDHVMIAYQSIGTDLSIAWRLATAWHLTVVDQLGSMGDHLSITAGGADQAYVSYLGQEAIWLATVGF; this is encoded by the coding sequence ATGAGAGATTATTCCACCCTTGCTCTGATCATACTCGCTTTACTGCTGATGCCCTTGTTTACCTTCGGTTGCGATTGCTGCGGCGACGACTGCGACGAGTGCAAATCCTGCCCTGCCGATGACGACGCTTCGCCGGACGACGACACTTCGCCCGACGACGACGCCTCGCCGGACGATGATGACGACAGCGGCGACGATGACAACGACGACGACAGCGGCGACGACGATGACGATAACGACGATGACAACGACGACAATGACGACGATCTCGCCTCCAGTTATGACTATCTCGCCGGAGGCACCTTCTCCGGTGCGGCTGTCGTAATGAACAACGCCGGACTGGCGAGCGTCATCAGCAGCAAGTCGCGTTATCTGCTGGCCTATCGCGAGAGCGCCACCGCCGATTACAACACCGTCATCGCGGCGTTCGGCATCTACGCCAATCCGTCGGCCGCCGTCGGTCCGGACGGATCCCTGCACCTGGCCTTTTACGATTGGTACGCGCAGACCCTCTGGTACGCCACCAACCACGGCGGCAGCTGGCATAGCGCGGCGGTGGACGAGGACGGCGACGTCGGCCATTACAGCGCGATCGCCGTGGACGGCGACGGCGTCGTGCACATCGCCTACACCGAGGAATCCTCGCGGACGCCGATCGGCCTGCGCTACGCCAACAACGCCGCCCGCGCCTGGTCGACCGAATCGGTGACCACCGGCAACGGCATCGGCGCCTTCCCTTCCCTCGCCGTGGACGGCGACGGGGTGCCGTACATCACCTTCAACACCGGCGGCGCGGTCCGGTTGGCCGTGCGCACGGCCAAGGGCTGGTCGATCGACGATCTGTCCGACAGCGTCTCGATCGGGCGCGCCAGCGGCGTGGCGATCGACGGCAGCGGCGTTTGCCACGTGATCTATCACGCCACCGACGCGTCATCGAATTTGCGCCACGCGTACGGCGAGGCCAAGGCGCTGACGAGCGAATTGATCCCCGGCGCGACTGGCGTCGGCGACACCCTCGCCATGACCGTGGACGACGACGACGTGGTGCATTTCGTCTATTACAACTCGTCCCTCGGCGCGCGCTACGGCAACAACGCCGCCAAGGATTGGCAGATCGCGACGATCGGCAGCGCCTATCCCGTGTATATCGCGGCCCGGTCGGTCGACAACGTCGCCATTTCCATCGCCCGCCTCGGCGTTTACCGCCAGACCGGCTGCGGCTGGCAGCAGCTTTATCTCGATAACGGTTTCGTAGCCCAGGACACGGCGCTGGATCGCGACGCGGCCGGCCACTTGCAACTGGCCTACATCGACGACGCCCAAACCATCTGGCACATGACCGACGCCGGCGGGGAATGGACCCGCGATCAGGTGACCGGGGTGATCGGCAATACGGCGCTGAACATCGATCTGAAAACCGACGGCAACAACCACGCGCACATCTGTTACTACAACGGCGTCGCCTTCCAACTGGAATACGCGACCAACGCGACCGGCTCCTGGGTCAGCGAAGTGGTCGACGAGGGCGATCTGTCGGGCCGCCACTGCGCCATGTTCATTTCGAACGACAACGTCGTCCACCTCAGCTATTCCGATGAGACCAACGGCACCCTGATGTACGCCAATAACGCCGGCGGCGGCTGGACCTCCACCAGCGTCGACGACGAGGGTTACGTCGGCACGTGGTCGGATATCGTGGTCAAGGCCAACGGCGAAATCGCCATCGCCTACGTCGACTTGACCGACAACGACATCAACCTGGCCCGCGGCGACGGCACCGACTGGACGATCGCCACCGTCGATCCGGAGGGCGGCGACAACGTTTCGCTCGCGGTGGACGACAGCGGTCACTACCAGTTGGCCTACATCGGCGCCGGCTTGCGGCACGCGCAACAAATCGACGACCAGTGGGTGCTATCGACGATCGACGCGGTAGCCCAGGACGAGGAAACCGGGATCGTCGCCGGCGACCCGGACCACGTGATGATCGCGTATCAAAGCATCGGCACGGATTTGAGCATCGCCTGGCGGCTGGCGACCGCCTGGCACCTGACCGTCGTGGACCAGCTCGGCTCGATGGGCGACCATCTGTCGATCACGGCCGGCGGCGCCGATCAGGCCTACGTCAGTTACCTGGGCCAGGAAGCGATCTGGCTGGCCACGGTGGGGTTTTAG
- a CDS encoding rhamnulokinase codes for MTTSYLAFDLGAESGRAILGRLADGRLAIEELHRFPDGMIALRGHRHWNVPGLLAHLRDGLRAAAQRDNAELRSIGIDTWGVDFALLAGEEILGLPYAYRDRRTDGAMDSFFRKMPRAAVYHRTGIQLLPINTLFQLEAMVRDRSPLLAAATDLLFIPDLFYYLLGGEKQTEFTFATTSQLFNPLTMDWDADLLAALGLSRSLLRPVVPPGTMVGRLDAETAAATGLGRIPLAAVATHDTGSAVAATPAEGEDWAFLSSGTWSLMGFEAHEPVISAASLAANFTNEGGIGGTFRVLKNIMGLWLLQECRRAWAPETPLDYATVAQMATAAPPFGSFVDPDDPAFLAPPDMPAAIAAYCRRTGQPAPENKGATARLVLESLALKYRLVLEQIRELSGRPINRIHVIGGGSQNRLLCQLTADATGVPVYAGPAEATAIGNLLVQAMADGTIGSPAELRSVVKRSCKMERYEPRGRDDWEEALARFRALLSRANESDHP; via the coding sequence ATGACGACGTCTTACCTGGCCTTCGATTTGGGCGCGGAAAGCGGTCGCGCGATTCTCGGCCGCCTGGCCGACGGCCGGCTGGCGATCGAGGAACTGCATCGTTTTCCCGACGGCATGATCGCGCTGCGCGGCCATCGCCATTGGAACGTGCCGGGCTTGCTCGCGCATTTGCGGGACGGTCTGCGCGCTGCGGCCCAACGAGATAACGCCGAGTTGCGCAGCATCGGCATCGACACGTGGGGCGTGGATTTCGCGCTGCTGGCCGGCGAGGAAATTCTCGGCCTGCCGTACGCCTACCGCGATCGCCGCACCGACGGCGCGATGGACTCGTTTTTCCGCAAGATGCCGCGCGCGGCGGTCTACCACCGCACCGGCATTCAACTCCTACCGATCAACACGCTGTTTCAGCTCGAAGCCATGGTGCGCGACCGTTCGCCGCTCCTGGCGGCGGCGACCGATCTGTTGTTCATCCCCGATCTTTTTTATTACCTGCTGGGCGGCGAAAAACAGACGGAGTTCACTTTCGCCACGACCTCGCAATTGTTCAATCCGCTGACGATGGATTGGGACGCGGACCTGCTCGCGGCGCTGGGCCTGTCGCGGTCGTTGTTGCGGCCGGTCGTGCCGCCCGGCACTATGGTGGGACGGCTCGACGCGGAAACGGCCGCGGCGACGGGGCTGGGGCGTATCCCCTTGGCGGCAGTCGCGACGCACGACACCGGGTCGGCGGTAGCGGCGACGCCGGCGGAAGGCGAGGACTGGGCGTTTCTGAGTTCCGGCACCTGGTCGCTGATGGGCTTCGAAGCGCATGAGCCGGTGATCTCGGCCGCTTCGCTAGCCGCTAATTTCACCAACGAAGGCGGCATCGGCGGCACCTTCCGCGTGCTGAAAAACATCATGGGACTATGGCTGTTGCAGGAATGCCGCCGCGCCTGGGCGCCGGAAACGCCGCTCGATTACGCGACGGTCGCGCAAATGGCCACGGCCGCGCCGCCGTTCGGGTCGTTCGTCGATCCGGACGATCCGGCATTTCTCGCTCCGCCCGACATGCCGGCGGCGATCGCGGCTTACTGCCGCCGCACCGGCCAACCGGCGCCGGAAAATAAAGGCGCGACGGCGCGGCTGGTGCTGGAGAGCCTGGCGCTCAAATATCGGCTGGTGTTGGAGCAGATACGCGAATTGTCCGGCCGGCCGATCAACCGGATTCACGTGATCGGCGGCGGCTCGCAAAATCGCCTGCTTTGCCAACTGACGGCCGATGCCACCGGCGTACCGGTTTACGCCGGACCGGCGGAAGCGACGGCGATCGGCAACCTGCTCGTGCAGGCGATGGCCGACGGAACGATCGGGTCGCCGGCCGAACTGCGCTCGGTGGTCAAGCGGTCCTGCAAGATGGAACGTTACGAGCCGCGTGGGCGAGACGACTGGGAAGAGGCGCTGGCGCGGTTCCGCGCACTGTTGTCGCGAGCGAACGAAAGCGATCACCCGTAA
- the rhaD gene encoding rhamnulose-1-phosphate aldolase, protein MNELLSAFSKLSPLLAEITEISGYLWEKGWAERNAGNLSIEVTDLFTERELVVGGGVRVATEYTYPDLAGRSFLVTGTGRRYRDLAKNAAAHTGVLRMDADGCGYELLGAGSGDPAFRPTSEFPAHLRIHEFLRQSRARQTVVLHTHPTELIVLTHLPRYRNGDAINRALWSIHPEVKVTLPRGLGLAPYTVPGTEALAERTVEVFRQGFSVALWQWHGCVAIGETVGEAFDLIDTLNKAARLILLCRSAGHKPTGLNETQLAELVQTFHLPE, encoded by the coding sequence GTGAACGAGCTACTTTCCGCTTTTTCGAAATTGTCGCCGCTGTTGGCTGAAATCACCGAAATCTCAGGGTATTTATGGGAAAAAGGCTGGGCGGAACGAAATGCCGGCAATTTGTCGATCGAAGTGACCGACCTTTTCACCGAACGGGAACTGGTTGTCGGCGGCGGCGTCCGGGTCGCGACCGAGTACACCTATCCGGATCTGGCCGGGCGGAGCTTCCTGGTTACCGGTACGGGTCGCCGTTACCGCGATCTGGCTAAAAACGCCGCCGCGCACACGGGCGTATTGCGGATGGACGCGGACGGTTGCGGCTATGAATTGCTCGGCGCCGGTTCCGGCGATCCCGCTTTTCGGCCCACGTCCGAGTTCCCGGCGCATTTGCGTATCCATGAATTCCTCCGGCAATCGCGGGCGCGCCAGACCGTGGTGTTACATACCCATCCAACGGAATTGATCGTCCTTACGCATCTGCCGCGCTATCGTAACGGCGATGCCATCAACCGCGCCTTATGGAGCATCCACCCCGAGGTCAAGGTGACCCTGCCGCGCGGCCTGGGCCTGGCGCCGTATACAGTGCCGGGCACCGAAGCGCTGGCCGAACGGACCGTCGAGGTATTTCGGCAAGGCTTTTCGGTAGCCCTGTGGCAATGGCACGGCTGCGTGGCGATCGGCGAAACCGTCGGCGAGGCCTTCGACCTGATCGACACCCTCAACAAAGCCGCGCGCCTGATCTTGCTTTGCCGGTCGGCCGGCCATAAGCCGACGGGCTTGAACGAGACGCAGTTGGCGGAACTCGTCCAAACTTTCCACTTGCCGGAATAG
- a CDS encoding NAD-dependent epimerase/dehydratase family protein translates to MKVLVTGADGMLGSYLVRELLARRHAVRAFVQPGSASPTLDGLPLERVAGDLRADRDVDGAVAGCDAVCHCAAVIDLNAAPALIREVNLEGTRRLVRAARTNRVRRFVFVSSASAFQFGTPDDPAETCGDFPEVYRGVAYAESKRAATDLVRAAVREHGLNAVVVAPTFMIGGFNCRPGSSDLLRAFAAGRLRVSSPGGRNFVFAGDAAVATANALQQGEIGEAYLLAGENLTYTQFLTLAAVPARRRPPLFTLPGALVLAAGTVCTWSEKITGRKLKLNAQLARLSLSFPCYRATRAIRDLDLPQTPIRAAIEESLAGLRAYGLLPGEKP, encoded by the coding sequence ATGAAAGTTCTGGTCACCGGCGCCGACGGCATGCTCGGCAGCTACCTGGTCCGCGAACTGCTGGCGCGGCGCCATGCCGTGCGTGCCTTCGTGCAGCCGGGCAGCGCCTCGCCGACCCTCGACGGATTGCCGCTCGAACGGGTCGCCGGCGATTTGCGCGCCGACCGGGATGTCGACGGCGCGGTCGCCGGCTGCGATGCCGTTTGCCATTGCGCCGCGGTGATCGACCTCAACGCCGCGCCGGCGCTGATCCGCGAGGTCAACCTCGAAGGGACCCGACGACTGGTCAGGGCCGCCCGGACCAACCGGGTGCGCCGTTTCGTTTTCGTCAGTTCCGCCAGCGCCTTCCAATTCGGCACCCCCGACGATCCCGCCGAAACCTGCGGCGACTTCCCGGAAGTTTATCGGGGCGTCGCGTACGCCGAATCCAAGCGGGCCGCAACCGACCTGGTGCGGGCCGCCGTCCGCGAACACGGCCTGAACGCCGTCGTCGTGGCGCCGACCTTCATGATCGGCGGATTCAACTGCCGCCCCGGATCGAGCGACCTGTTGCGCGCCTTTGCCGCGGGGCGGCTGCGCGTCTCCTCGCCCGGCGGCCGGAATTTCGTTTTCGCCGGCGACGCGGCGGTCGCGACCGCCAACGCGCTGCAACAAGGCGAGATCGGCGAAGCCTATCTGCTGGCCGGGGAAAACCTCACCTATACGCAATTTCTGACCCTCGCCGCGGTCCCGGCGCGCCGGCGTCCCCCGCTGTTCACCCTGCCCGGCGCCCTGGTGCTCGCGGCGGGAACCGTTTGCACCTGGAGCGAAAAAATCACCGGCCGAAAATTGAAGCTCAACGCCCAACTGGCGCGCTTGTCGCTGTCGTTTCCGTGTTACCGCGCCACCCGCGCGATCCGCGACCTCGATCTGCCGCAAACGCCGATCCGCGCGGCGATCGAGGAATCGTTGGCGGGCCTGCGCGCCTACGGCTTGTTGCCGGGAGAAAAACCATGA
- a CDS encoding TetR/AcrR family transcriptional regulator — translation MNTKEKILLTADELFARVGYDATSTREIAEQSGVNKALIHYHFKNKEALLGSVLEMYYTRLGAMLAQTIGVSGTFREKMTALVSAYLEFLNQNRNFSRIVQHEMSGGANLGLIRDRMRPFFRLGRRMLEAEYPATRQGPLAAEQLLLSFFGLIVSYFSYAEVVGDLLGKDPLSPAALRRRREHVLAVMNTLIAAVEASKHEERGG, via the coding sequence ATGAACACCAAGGAAAAGATTCTGCTCACGGCGGACGAACTGTTTGCGCGCGTCGGTTACGATGCGACTTCCACGCGCGAGATCGCCGAACAGAGCGGCGTCAACAAGGCGTTGATTCACTATCATTTCAAAAACAAGGAAGCGTTGCTCGGCAGCGTGCTGGAGATGTACTACACGCGGCTCGGCGCCATGTTGGCGCAAACGATTGGCGTTTCGGGGACCTTCCGCGAAAAAATGACGGCGCTGGTCTCGGCCTACCTGGAGTTCCTCAACCAGAACCGCAATTTCAGCCGCATCGTCCAGCATGAAATGTCCGGCGGCGCCAACCTCGGCCTGATCCGCGACCGCATGCGGCCGTTTTTCCGCCTGGGCCGCCGCATGCTGGAGGCCGAATATCCGGCCACGCGCCAGGGGCCGCTGGCTGCCGAGCAATTGCTGCTCAGCTTCTTCGGCCTGATCGTCAGCTATTTTTCCTACGCCGAGGTCGTCGGCGACCTGCTGGGCAAAGATCCGTTGTCGCCGGCCGCATTGCGACGCCGGCGCGAGCATGTGCTGGCCGTCATGAACACTTTGATCGCCGCCGTCGAGGCGTCGAAACATGAGGAACGTGGTGGCTGA
- a CDS encoding cytidylate kinase-like family protein encodes MPKSKPTIKQILGKQPGKSGGGGGKKPEAAPSPLIIAFSRETGSGGDLIAQHVARALHYPIYDHELIQKVAESANTSASVVAAVDEKWRSVMEDWIADWANRRRLWLDDYLKHLMKVIGAIAQKGHSVIVGRGANFILSRDDFFRVLRVRILAPFDERVAAIAQEKNLSPEEATKYVNRTDADRRAFIRKYFNAAIDDPMNYDLLINMEKMTIEDAVAIIIATAREMEKS; translated from the coding sequence ATGCCGAAAAGCAAACCGACGATCAAACAGATTCTCGGCAAACAACCCGGAAAATCAGGCGGCGGCGGCGGGAAAAAGCCGGAGGCGGCGCCCTCCCCGCTGATCATCGCCTTTTCCCGCGAGACCGGCAGCGGCGGCGACCTGATCGCCCAGCACGTGGCGCGGGCGTTGCACTACCCGATCTACGATCACGAGTTGATTCAAAAGGTGGCGGAAAGCGCGAATACCAGCGCTTCCGTCGTGGCCGCCGTGGACGAGAAATGGCGCTCGGTCATGGAGGATTGGATCGCGGACTGGGCCAATCGCCGCCGGTTGTGGCTCGACGATTATTTAAAACACCTCATGAAGGTCATCGGCGCGATCGCCCAGAAGGGACACAGCGTCATCGTCGGGCGCGGCGCCAATTTCATTCTCAGCCGGGACGATTTTTTCCGGGTCTTGCGCGTCCGGATTCTGGCCCCATTCGACGAACGGGTGGCGGCGATCGCCCAGGAGAAAAACCTGTCGCCGGAAGAAGCGACCAAGTACGTCAATCGCACCGACGCCGATCGCCGGGCGTTCATCCGCAAATATTTCAACGCTGCCATCGACGATCCGATGAACTACGACTTGCTGATCAACATGGAGAAAATGACCATCGAGGATGCCGTGGCGATCATCATCGCGACGGCGCGGGAGATGGAAAAATCCTGA
- a CDS encoding glycosyltransferase family 39 protein, protein MKKSTFFPLLILLGCLALPTVAILVSFPRHGLRADYRVLVKGQAVRATRTTDSDLYFAHRLLFQAPVIYHWNEARFGSNQALSSLEVAWRGWLKIPANGAYVFQNANPGKLTVTVDSQPISLTDPSQRAALQLSAGWHRFRASFQGQAGPKLEWKSGADFRPITWADFYRRRALPGGGWLGAGLFILFLGVEIVLLARYRPAVTEALLGFLSARRVALLLTLIILAGLAARLYRYDRLPYPNETADEYNYALNGINLVYRGVPSSWSQFYVYQSKEPRRIFGEPFTIVEPFFDHPPGLSLLGGIWLRLLGVRYQDRYQSFFNDKTRWLPIGMFVLNAVLLYFLARRILGRRALALTAVLFYALYPVAVYSGRLFKEENFLIAFSLASLLAAARYLDNGRKKALAAAVVFAGMSCLFKVTGLAIVGGTAAVFMAERRWREALWVVGGGLAFLSLYFLYGAYYDWHTFWAVFQAQQARQMDAVEKGLSISTRGMWSLLTQIAVASKKYLSLTFLWLWFSFGLFWMERDRATEQPAGKANLLIWPVVIYLLFMALTISSDRSFGWYRIPLVPWLAIAGAWFIGRMLAEGSTPLTALFCLLPLIDLVYWGELSPATHARNAFRALVILPLGLVLLAQALPAEKRTFALKTIGWLAVTAVFILMVVAVGHHGYVYQLDY, encoded by the coding sequence ATGAAAAAATCGACTTTTTTCCCGTTGCTGATTTTGCTGGGATGCCTGGCGCTTCCCACGGTGGCGATCCTCGTCTCTTTTCCTCGTCACGGCCTGCGGGCCGATTACCGTGTGCTGGTGAAAGGTCAGGCCGTTCGAGCGACCCGAACGACCGATAGCGATTTGTACTTTGCTCATCGGCTGCTCTTTCAAGCGCCGGTGATCTATCACTGGAATGAAGCCCGCTTCGGATCCAATCAGGCGTTGTCGAGCCTGGAGGTTGCCTGGCGCGGCTGGCTCAAGATCCCGGCGAACGGCGCTTATGTATTCCAGAACGCCAATCCGGGCAAGTTGACGGTGACCGTCGATTCGCAACCGATTTCCCTGACCGATCCGTCGCAACGCGCCGCGCTGCAGTTATCAGCGGGCTGGCATCGCTTCCGCGCGTCCTTCCAGGGGCAGGCCGGACCGAAATTGGAATGGAAAAGTGGTGCCGACTTCCGGCCGATCACCTGGGCCGATTTTTACCGTCGTCGGGCGTTGCCGGGCGGTGGTTGGCTCGGCGCGGGTCTGTTCATTCTTTTCCTCGGCGTGGAAATCGTGCTGCTGGCTCGGTATCGGCCGGCCGTCACCGAAGCATTGCTGGGTTTTCTATCGGCGCGGCGCGTCGCCCTGTTGTTGACGCTGATCATTCTGGCCGGGCTGGCGGCGCGTCTATATCGATACGATCGCCTGCCGTACCCGAATGAAACGGCCGACGAGTACAATTACGCCCTGAACGGGATCAACCTCGTTTATCGCGGCGTCCCGAGCTCGTGGTCGCAGTTTTACGTTTATCAGTCGAAGGAGCCGCGCCGGATTTTCGGCGAACCGTTCACGATCGTTGAGCCGTTTTTCGACCATCCGCCGGGCCTGTCGCTGCTCGGCGGAATCTGGTTGCGGCTGTTGGGAGTGCGCTACCAGGATCGCTACCAAAGCTTCTTCAACGACAAAACACGCTGGCTGCCGATCGGGATGTTCGTCCTGAACGCCGTCCTGCTCTATTTCCTGGCGCGACGGATTTTGGGCCGCCGTGCCCTGGCGTTGACGGCGGTGCTGTTTTACGCGCTGTATCCGGTGGCGGTGTATTCCGGCCGGCTCTTCAAGGAAGAGAATTTTCTCATCGCCTTTTCGCTGGCCAGTCTACTGGCGGCGGCGCGCTACCTCGACAACGGTCGTAAAAAAGCCTTGGCTGCGGCCGTGGTGTTCGCCGGAATGAGCTGCCTGTTCAAGGTCACCGGCCTGGCGATCGTCGGCGGCACCGCCGCGGTTTTCATGGCCGAACGGCGCTGGCGGGAAGCGCTGTGGGTTGTTGGGGGCGGGCTGGCGTTTTTAAGCCTCTATTTTCTTTACGGGGCCTATTACGACTGGCACACCTTCTGGGCGGTATTTCAAGCGCAACAGGCCCGGCAGATGGATGCGGTCGAAAAAGGCCTTTCGATCAGCACCCGCGGCATGTGGTCGCTGTTGACCCAGATCGCCGTCGCCTCGAAAAAATACCTTTCCCTGACGTTTCTCTGGCTTTGGTTCTCGTTCGGCCTTTTCTGGATGGAGCGGGACCGGGCCACGGAACAGCCCGCCGGCAAGGCCAACCTGCTGATCTGGCCCGTCGTGATCTATTTGCTCTTCATGGCGCTGACCATCAGTTCGGACCGTTCCTTCGGTTGGTACCGCATCCCGTTGGTGCCCTGGCTGGCGATCGCCGGCGCGTGGTTCATCGGCCGGATGCTCGCCGAGGGCAGCACGCCGCTGACCGCGTTGTTTTGTCTGTTGCCCCTGATCGATCTGGTTTACTGGGGTGAACTCTCGCCGGCAACCCACGCCCGCAATGCGTTCCGTGCCTTGGTGATTCTGCCGCTGGGATTGGTTTTGCTGGCGCAGGCGCTGCCTGCTGAAAAGAGAACCTTCGCGCTTAAAACCATCGGCTGGCTGGCGGTGACGGCGGTTTTCATCCTGATGGTCGTGGCCGTCGGGCATCACGGATACGTATATCAATTGGATTATTGA
- a CDS encoding SDR family oxidoreductase has translation MTRFRNQVALITGGSRGVGLATARALLARGAKVVITARGEERLRRSHRELATLGEVASCAGDIADWNDAGRMVETVLANFGRLDILINNAGVSMRGDLVDLAPAVCRRVVDTNLLGSIYVTRAALAHLVESRGQVVFISSIAGLFGLPGASVYSATKAALTAFAESLRLELAGAGVHAGVVYLGYTEHDPEKRILAADGSPVPPDRPAHHSQAHAAELILKMIEKRRNRLIMTPVGALGYLAHRLSPDAVESAIRLAKDGDWEIYRRFS, from the coding sequence ATGACCCGTTTCCGCAACCAAGTGGCCCTGATCACCGGCGGCAGCCGGGGAGTGGGTCTGGCCACCGCTCGCGCCCTGCTGGCGCGCGGCGCGAAGGTCGTCATCACCGCACGGGGCGAAGAGCGCCTGCGGCGTTCGCACCGCGAATTGGCCACGCTCGGCGAAGTGGCCTCGTGCGCCGGCGATATCGCCGACTGGAACGACGCCGGCCGGATGGTGGAAACGGTGCTGGCGAACTTCGGCCGGCTCGACATCCTGATCAACAACGCCGGGGTCTCGATGCGCGGCGACCTGGTCGATCTGGCGCCCGCGGTCTGCCGCCGGGTCGTGGACACGAACCTGCTGGGCAGCATCTACGTGACCCGCGCCGCTTTGGCGCACCTGGTCGAATCGCGCGGCCAGGTCGTTTTCATCTCGAGCATCGCGGGGCTGTTCGGCTTGCCGGGCGCCTCCGTCTACAGCGCGACCAAGGCGGCGCTCACGGCGTTCGCCGAATCGTTGCGCCTGGAACTGGCCGGCGCCGGCGTGCACGCGGGCGTCGTGTATCTCGGCTACACCGAGCACGACCCGGAGAAGCGCATTCTGGCGGCCGACGGGTCGCCGGTGCCGCCCGACCGGCCCGCGCACCACAGCCAGGCCCACGCCGCCGAGTTGATCCTGAAAATGATCGAAAAACGCCGCAATCGGCTGATCATGACGCCCGTCGGCGCGCTCGGCTATTTGGCGCATCGCCTGTCGCCCGACGCGGTGGAATCGGCGATTCGGCTGGCCAAGGACGGCGATTGGGAAATTTACCGGCGGTTTTCTTGA
- a CDS encoding SAM-dependent methyltransferase: MLDNQASHTAEYAAAFRALEAIRRPAAVRLFDDSYAILFLSAKLQRIVRFSGLPLAGPVVRAYVDRRWPGAMTSGIARTRLIDDLLRAAVGEGIRQVIILGAGFDCRAFRLAELAACRVVEVDHPATQALKRERLARIGQAVPATVTFHEADLKRQDLREVLQTAGLTPGKPSFVLWEGVTHYLGEAGVDATLRTLAAVCEPGSRLVFTYLHGGLLDGSVPFEGAHISKEQVAGDGEPWVWGMVPEKMPAFLAERGFRLLADAGADDYRARYWGEAGRRMRGFSFYRVAHAELAVRRS; the protein is encoded by the coding sequence ATGCTGGATAATCAAGCCAGTCACACCGCCGAGTACGCCGCGGCCTTCCGCGCCCTGGAAGCGATCCGGCGTCCGGCCGCGGTCCGGCTGTTCGACGATTCCTACGCGATCCTCTTCCTGTCGGCGAAGTTGCAGCGGATCGTCCGATTTTCCGGGCTGCCGTTGGCCGGGCCGGTGGTGCGCGCGTACGTCGATCGGCGCTGGCCCGGAGCGATGACCTCGGGCATCGCGCGCACCCGGTTGATCGACGATCTGTTGCGCGCCGCGGTCGGCGAAGGAATCCGGCAGGTGATCATCCTCGGCGCCGGCTTCGACTGCCGGGCCTTTCGCCTGGCGGAACTCGCCGCTTGCCGGGTCGTCGAGGTGGATCATCCCGCCACCCAGGCGCTGAAGCGGGAGCGATTGGCGCGGATCGGGCAAGCGGTCCCGGCCACGGTGACCTTTCATGAGGCCGATTTGAAGCGGCAGGATTTGCGCGAAGTGTTGCAAACCGCCGGCCTGACGCCGGGCAAGCCTTCGTTCGTCTTGTGGGAGGGGGTGACGCATTACCTGGGCGAAGCCGGCGTGGATGCGACGCTGCGCACCCTGGCCGCGGTCTGCGAACCCGGCAGCCGCCTGGTGTTTACCTACCTTCACGGCGGCCTGCTCGACGGTTCCGTGCCGTTCGAAGGCGCGCACATTTCGAAGGAGCAGGTCGCGGGCGATGGCGAACCTTGGGTCTGGGGGATGGTTCCGGAAAAAATGCCGGCGTTTTTGGCCGAACGCGGATTTCGGCTGCTCGCGGATGCGGGCGCCGACGATTATCGCGCCCGTTATTGGGGCGAGGCGGGGCGGCGGATGCGCGGCTTCTCCTTCTATCGCGTCGCCCACGCCGAGTTGGCGGTCCGAAGAAGTTGA